GCCAATGGCGACAATCTTTTCGCCTTCAATGCCTATATCTGCTTCATACATATCTGTTGCAGTAACTATCGTTCCATTCTTAATAACGAGGTCCATAACTATACCCCCCCTATACTTCTACGCCTTTATAACTTATAAAACTTATGATTTCAAATATATAATAAAAATATCCTATTTATTTATCAAAATAATATTTTCTTCAGTAAGAAAATTAAAATGATTTCCATTTTTGAGCGAATTTCCTTTTCCTTTGATTATTTCCAATATCTCTTTCATAGTTTCATCAATAGTTTCATTCAACACTTCATAGATATCTTCATCGCTAAAGAGCTCCTTTACAGCATAAATTTCATAATCAAGAATCTCTGAAAGCAGATTGTCTTTTATTTTCTCTTCAGAGTATCTCCTCTGCCGGAGTCTTTCCAGAAGTATAGGCGGATTGCACCTTAAAATTAACGCTTTGTCAGCTTTGAAAGGTATGTGGGAATCAATAACTATATTTTCCAATTCCTTTAGTTTTTTTTCTACTTCTTTTTCATCGATTACTATTTCATCATCTTCAATTGGGAAGTCAAAGTTATCTTTTGCAAACTCGCCGACATTAATATAATTTAAATTTAGCATTTCGGCGAGCTTTTTTGATATTAGAGTCTTGCCGGTACCCGGTACTCCGGTGATTAAAAGCTTCATAATTATAAATATGAACGAAAATCTTAAATACGTTGTTAATATTTGCGTGATATACATGGGCCCGTGGCTTAGATTGGTTATAGCGTCCGGCTGATAACCGGGAGGTCCTGAGTTCAAATCTCAGCGGGCCCACCTTATTTATTCTTTATCTGTGTTTTCCTACCCCTATTTTTGGGCAGTATTCTTCTATTGGACAGATACTGCACTTTGGGCTGATAGGCGCGCAGACATTTTGGCCGTATGTTACAAGGATATCATTATACTCAATCCAGTGCTCTTGTGGAAGCTTTTCTCTCAAAGCAAACTCAGTTTGGATTGGATTTTTTGTCTTGACGTACCCCCACCTGTTTGATATCCTGTGGACATGGGTATCGACACAAACTCCAAGTTTTGCATATCCAAGAGTAACGACAATGTTTGCAGTTTTTCTGCCTACGCCTTTAAGTTTCAAAAGTTCATCAATTGTATCTGGAACTTTCCCACCATAT
Above is a window of Methanofastidiosum sp. DNA encoding:
- a CDS encoding AAA family ATPase, whose amino-acid sequence is MKLLITGVPGTGKTLISKKLAEMLNLNYINVGEFAKDNFDFPIEDDEIVIDEKEVEKKLKELENIVIDSHIPFKADKALILRCNPPILLERLRQRRYSEEKIKDNLLSEILDYEIYAVKELFSDEDIYEVLNETIDETMKEILEIIKGKGNSLKNGNHFNFLTEENIILINK
- the nth gene encoding endonuclease III; this translates as MDNNNISDILVALREEIKKFNVPIVSEVAADRDPYKVLISCVLSLRTKDEVTKKASIKLFKHADTPKKMINLDEAEIQKIIYPVGFYKTKAKRIIEMSQKILDEYGGKVPDTIDELLKLKGVGRKTANIVVTLGYAKLGVCVDTHVHRISNRWGYVKTKNPIQTEFALREKLPQEHWIEYNDILVTYGQNVCAPISPKCSICPIEEYCPKIGVGKHR